A genomic segment from Struthio camelus isolate bStrCam1 unplaced genomic scaffold, bStrCam1.hap1 HAP1_SCAFFOLD_113, whole genome shotgun sequence encodes:
- the SPAG7 gene encoding sperm-associated antigen 7, whose amino-acid sequence MAELDLLGSILSAMERPPGLADGEARRRAREQAARVKKLQEQEKRQKVEFRKRMEQEVSEFIQASGEPRRRFQPMSKIERSILHDVVEVAGLTSFSFGDDEESRYVMVFKKEFAPSDEELEAYRRGEEWDPQRAEEKRRLRELAAQEEEAELRRGPAPVSPLSDYKDKYRHLIGTAAAKAAARTMEANKAYGCVPVANKRDTRSIEEAMNEIRAKKRLRQAEDEGGAGGASA is encoded by the exons ATGGCGGAGCTGGACCTGCTGGGCTCCATCCTGAGCGCCATGGAGCGCCCGCCCGGCCTGGCCGACGGGGaggcgcggcggcgcgcgcggg aACAAGCCGCTCGGGTGAagaagctgcaggagcaggagaAGCGCCAGAAGGTCGAGTTCAGGAAGAGG ATGGAGCAGGAGGTGTCCGAGTTCATCCAGGCCagcggggagccccggcgccgCTTCCAGCCCATGAGCAAGATCGAGAGGAGCATCCT CCACGACGTGGTGGAGGTGGCCGGCCTGACGTCCTTCTCCTTCGGCGACGACGAGGAGAGCCGCTACGTCATGGTCTTCAAGAAG GAGTTCGCCCCCTCGGACGAGGAGCTCGAAGCCTATCGCCGGGGCGAGGAGTGGGACCCGCAGCGGGCCGAGGAGAAGAGGCGCCTCCGG gagctggcagcgcaggaggaggaggcggagctccgccggggccccgcccccGTGAGCCCCCTCAGCGACTACAAGGACAAGTACCGGCACCTGATCGGCACCGCCGCCGCCAAGGCCGCCGCCCGCACCATGGAGGCCAACAAGGCCTACGGCTGCG tgcctgtGGCCAACAAGCGGGACACGCGCTCCATCGAGGAGGCCATGAACGAGATCCGGGCCAAGAAGCGGCTGCGGCAGGCGGAGGACgagggcggcgccgggggcgccTCGGCGtag